From the Ilumatobacteraceae bacterium genome, the window GCGCATCGCGGTTCGCAACGGGGCCGCGGCGAACTCGGCGGGATCGGGCGGTTCGATCGTCGGCCTCGCCCGCGACCACGACCACCTCACGGAGCTCGAGTCGGCGTTCGCCGGCCACGGCTTCCAGGTGATCGACTGACGCAGCTCAGCTCTTGCGCTGGTGCAGGATCTGCGACACGAGCTTGCCGTCGGCCTGACCGCGACTCGCCTTCATGATGTGCCCGACGAGCGCGCCCATCGCCTTGCCCTCGCCGGCGCAGAACTTCTCCCACGCATCGGGCTGGGCGGCGATCGCGTCGTCGACCATCGCTTCGAGCTCCGACGTGTCCATCGCCTCGAAGCCCTTGTCGGCGGCGATGGCCGCGGCGTCGCCGCCACCGCGTGCGATGAGCTCGGCGACGACGGTCTTCGCCTGGGTGGCCGTCAGCTGCCCGTCGATCTCCATCCGGGTGAGGCCGGCGAGGTCGGCGGGCGGCAGCGCCGGCTCGGCGCCCGCATCGGCGAACGCCTCCTTGAGATGCACGACCGCGCGACCGATCTCGCCGCCGGCGGCCTGCACGGCGAACGCGTAGTCGTCCTGTCCGCGCTCGACCAGGATGCCGACGGCCTCACTGTCGGGTTCGAGGCCCGCGGCCTCGGCGAGTCGGGTGCGACGGGCTGCGGGCAGCACCGGCAGCGCCGCACGGACCGACTCGATCCACTCGGTCGACGGGTCGAGCGGGACGAGATCGGGTTCGAGGAAATAGCGGTAGTCGTCGGCGTCTTCCTTGTCGCGCAGCGTGTGAGTGCGGCCGTCGCCCTCGTCCCAGTGGCGGGTCTGCTGTCGCACTGCCTCGCCGCTCTCGATCAGGATGATCTGGCGCCGGGCCTCGTACTCGATCGCCCGACCGACCGAGCGCACCGAGTTGACGTTCTTGATCTCGCAGCGGGTGCCGAACTCGTCGCCGGGGCGCCGGACGCTGACGTTCGCGTCGACACGCATCGAGCCCTCCTCCATCTTGGCGTCGGACGCCTCGATCGCGAGGAGGATCGCCCGGAGTTCGCCGACGTACGCCTTCGCCTGCTCGGGCGAACGGATGTCGGGACGACTCACGATCTCGACCAGCGGCACACCGGCCCGGTTGAGATCGATCAGCGAGTGTTCGGCGCCGTGGACGCGACCCTCTCCCCCACCGACGTGGGTCGACTTGCCGGCGTCCTGCTCCATGTGGGCGCGCTCGATCCCGACCCGGCTGCCGTCGGGCAGGTCGAGCCAGCCGTCGACGTTGAGCGGATCCTCGTACTGGCTGATCTGGTACGACGTCGGCATGTCGGGATAGAAGTAGTTCTTGCGGGCGAACGTGCAGCGCTGCACGGTGCAGTTCAGTGCCAGACCGATCCGCATCGCCAGCTCGACCGCGTGCCGGTTGAGCACCGGGAGTGCTCCGGGCAGACCGAGGGTGACCGGGTCGATGTTGGTGTTCGGCTCGTCACCGAACCGGTTCGGCGACGCGGAGAACAGTTTGGTGGCGGTGGAGAGCTCGGCGTGCACTTCGAGCCCGACGACCATCTCCCAGCCGTCGTGGGTCCAGATCTCGCTCATGCCAGGCCTCCTGCCGCCCGCTCGAGTTCGGCCGCCACCTGCAGCATGACCGGCTCACCGAGCGCTGGCGCCAGCACCTGGACGCCGACCGGCAGATCGTCGGCACCGGTGCCGAACGGCACGCTCATGCCCGGGTCGCCCGTGAGATTGGCGGGGATCGTGTAGGTGTCGCACAGGTACATGGCGAACGGATCGGCGGTCTTCGACCCGAACGGGAAGGCGACGCTGGGCGACGACGGGGTGAGCAGCACGTCGGCCTGTTCGTACGCCACGGCGAAGTCGCGTGCCATCAGGCGCCGGATCTTGAGCGCCTTGCCGTAGTAGGCGTCGTAGTAGCCGGCCGACAGGGCGTACGTGCCGAGCAGGATGCGCCGCTTGACCTCGTCGCCGAAGCCGGCCGCACGGGTCGCCATGTACATCGCGTCGGTGGTCGCCGCGTCGACCCGCATCCCGTACCTGACGCCGTCGTAGCGAGCCAGGTTGGACGAGGCCTCGGCCGGGGCGATCAGGTAGTAGGCGGTCAGGCCGTAGCCGAAGGCGGGCACCTCGACGTCGACGATCGTGGCGCCGGCTTCGCGGAGCGCGTCGAACGCCTGCTCGAGCCGCTGCTGCACATCCGGGTCGGCACCCTCGGGCAGGTCGGTGATCCGACCGACACGGAGCCCCTCGACGCCGGCTTCGAGCAGTGCCGAGTAGTCGGGCAGCGGCTCGGGGATCGACGTGGAGTCGCGCGGATCGTGCCCCGAGACCGTCTGGAGCGCGAGCGCTGCATCGCCGACCGTGTGGGCGAACGGACCGATCTGGTCGAGGCTGCTGGCGAAGGCGACGAGGCCGTACCGGCTCACCCGCCCGTAGGTCGGCTTGATCCCGACGACGCCGCACAGCGCTGCGGGTTGGCGGATCGATCCGCCGGTGTCGGACCCGAACGACAGCGCCGAGAACCCGGCGGCGACCGCAGCGGCCGAACCACCCGACGAACCGCCGGGCACACGCGTCGTGTCGAGCGGGTTGCGGGTCGGACCGAATGCGGAGTTCTCGGTCGACGAGCCCATCGCGAACTCGTCGAGGTTGGTCTTGCCGACCGCGACAGCGCCGGCCGCGTCGAGCATCGACACGACGGTGCCGTCGTACGGCGGGATCCACCCCTCCAGGATCTTCGACGAGCACGTCGTCGGCACACCGCGGGTGCACATGTTGTCCTTGAGCGCGACCGGCACACCGGCCAGCGGACCCGGATCGTGTCCGGCTGCGACGGCCTCGTCGACGGCAGCGGCCCGCTCGCGTGCCCGATCGGCCATCACCGTGTTGAAGGCGTGGATCTCTCCCTCGCGGTCGTCGATCCGCGCCAGGTGGGCATCGAGGACGTCGACGGCCTTGAGCGTGCCGGAGCGGACACCCGCGG encodes:
- the gatB gene encoding Asp-tRNA(Asn)/Glu-tRNA(Gln) amidotransferase subunit GatB yields the protein MSEIWTHDGWEMVVGLEVHAELSTATKLFSASPNRFGDEPNTNIDPVTLGLPGALPVLNRHAVELAMRIGLALNCTVQRCTFARKNYFYPDMPTSYQISQYEDPLNVDGWLDLPDGSRVGIERAHMEQDAGKSTHVGGGEGRVHGAEHSLIDLNRAGVPLVEIVSRPDIRSPEQAKAYVGELRAILLAIEASDAKMEEGSMRVDANVSVRRPGDEFGTRCEIKNVNSVRSVGRAIEYEARRQIILIESGEAVRQQTRHWDEGDGRTHTLRDKEDADDYRYFLEPDLVPLDPSTEWIESVRAALPVLPAARRTRLAEAAGLEPDSEAVGILVERGQDDYAFAVQAAGGEIGRAVVHLKEAFADAGAEPALPPADLAGLTRMEIDGQLTATQAKTVVAELIARGGGDAAAIAADKGFEAMDTSELEAMVDDAIAAQPDAWEKFCAGEGKAMGALVGHIMKASRGQADGKLVSQILHQRKS
- the gatA gene encoding Asp-tRNA(Asn)/Glu-tRNA(Gln) amidotransferase subunit GatA, coding for MGDETTAVEIAAGVRSGTLKAVDVLDAHLARIDDREGEIHAFNTVMADRARERAAAVDEAVAAGHDPGPLAGVPVALKDNMCTRGVPTTCSSKILEGWIPPYDGTVVSMLDAAGAVAVGKTNLDEFAMGSSTENSAFGPTRNPLDTTRVPGGSSGGSAAAVAAGFSALSFGSDTGGSIRQPAALCGVVGIKPTYGRVSRYGLVAFASSLDQIGPFAHTVGDAALALQTVSGHDPRDSTSIPEPLPDYSALLEAGVEGLRVGRITDLPEGADPDVQQRLEQAFDALREAGATIVDVEVPAFGYGLTAYYLIAPAEASSNLARYDGVRYGMRVDAATTDAMYMATRAAGFGDEVKRRILLGTYALSAGYYDAYYGKALKIRRLMARDFAVAYEQADVLLTPSSPSVAFPFGSKTADPFAMYLCDTYTIPANLTGDPGMSVPFGTGADDLPVGVQVLAPALGEPVMLQVAAELERAAGGLA